In the genome of Paludisphaera rhizosphaerae, one region contains:
- a CDS encoding chemotaxis protein CheW — translation MLLLTFQAAGQRYAVDAKRVVEVVPRVRARPLPHAPAHLTGVFEYRGEVVTVVDLGMLLGSTAAPDRLSTRIILIDRGGAAPDRRELLGLVAEHVDDLTPVDPAALAPIPTTIPNAPYLGGIAETNSGMIQLLLVDKVLDAPTTSDRREVQ, via the coding sequence GTGCTGCTCCTGACGTTCCAGGCCGCCGGCCAGCGCTATGCGGTCGACGCAAAGAGGGTGGTGGAAGTCGTCCCCCGGGTTCGGGCCCGCCCCTTGCCGCACGCCCCGGCGCATCTGACGGGGGTGTTCGAGTACCGCGGCGAGGTCGTCACCGTCGTCGATCTGGGGATGCTGCTCGGCTCCACGGCCGCCCCCGACCGCCTCAGCACGCGGATCATCCTGATCGACCGCGGCGGCGCAGCCCCCGATCGCCGCGAACTTCTCGGCCTGGTCGCCGAGCACGTCGACGACCTGACCCCCGTCGACCCCGCCGCCCTCGCCCCCATCCCCACGACGATCCCCAACGCCCCCTACCTGGGGGGCATCGCCGAAACCAACTCGGGGATGATCCAGTTGCTCTTGGTCGACAAGGTCCTCGACGCCCCGACGACTTCCGACCGCCGCGAGGTACAATGA